A window of the Tropheryma whipplei str. Twist genome harbors these coding sequences:
- the aroC gene encoding chorismate synthase, translating into MLRWFTAGESHGMELVAILEGLPAGIPVSLEHIGNELSRRRLGFGRSARQKFEKDLVTLSAGVLHGSTLGSPVAIRITNSEWGKWEKIMTPEVPCKSDMSDAKRAQGLYKPRPGHADLVGMQKYGFQNSRLVLERASARETAARVACGAVAKAFLQQLDIFILSHVKQIGSIKIDYEQGAYPRFCDLEAIDSSPVRCFDKNTSEKMKDELHRIKRCGDTLGGVFEVLAYGLPPGLGSYVHWDRRLDAMLSAAIMSIQAVKAVEIGDGLAISALPGSEAHDQIVLESGLLTRMSNHSGGVEGGVTTGSALRISGSMKPISTVPRALKTVDISTRQPANADHQRSDICAVPAAAVVGESMVALTISCAILDKFGGDSLCEIKRNFSGYLNSIPKNLMSVIER; encoded by the coding sequence ATGTTACGTTGGTTTACTGCTGGCGAGTCACACGGGATGGAGCTTGTTGCCATCCTTGAGGGGCTACCGGCAGGCATACCGGTTTCTCTCGAGCACATAGGCAATGAACTGTCAAGGCGCAGGCTGGGATTTGGGCGCAGTGCAAGGCAAAAATTTGAGAAAGATCTAGTTACGCTATCGGCCGGTGTGTTACATGGCTCAACCCTTGGTAGTCCAGTTGCGATTAGGATAACTAATTCTGAGTGGGGTAAATGGGAAAAGATTATGACCCCGGAAGTGCCTTGTAAATCAGATATGTCTGATGCAAAAAGGGCTCAGGGTCTCTATAAGCCGCGGCCAGGCCATGCCGATCTGGTCGGTATGCAAAAATATGGTTTTCAAAATTCACGTCTTGTTCTTGAAAGAGCCAGCGCTCGCGAGACAGCCGCGAGGGTTGCATGTGGGGCCGTTGCAAAGGCCTTTTTGCAACAACTGGACATTTTTATCCTAAGCCACGTAAAGCAAATTGGTTCCATAAAAATTGATTATGAACAGGGCGCGTATCCGAGATTTTGTGATTTAGAAGCAATAGACTCTAGTCCTGTTCGGTGTTTTGACAAGAACACATCTGAGAAAATGAAAGATGAGCTTCACCGAATCAAGCGGTGTGGCGATACCCTTGGTGGTGTTTTTGAAGTTTTGGCCTATGGCCTCCCTCCCGGCCTGGGAAGCTATGTGCATTGGGATAGACGCCTTGACGCGATGCTTTCAGCAGCTATTATGAGCATTCAAGCAGTAAAAGCGGTTGAGATTGGTGACGGACTTGCGATCTCCGCTCTGCCTGGGTCAGAGGCACATGATCAAATTGTGCTTGAGAGTGGTTTACTAACGCGCATGTCAAATCACAGCGGGGGAGTTGAGGGTGGTGTAACAACCGGATCTGCTTTGAGGATCAGTGGCAGCATGAAACCTATATCGACTGTCCCTCGTGCACTAAAAACTGTTGATATTTCTACACGCCAACCGGCTAATGCCGATCATCAAAGATCTGATATTTGTGCTGTTCCTGCGGCGGCAGTTGTTGGAGAATCAATGGTTGCACTCACGATATCTTGCGCAATCTTGGATAAATTTGGCGGAGATTCGCTTTGTGAAATAAAGCGGAATTTCTCTGGTTATCTTAACTCTATTCCAAAAAATCTCATGTCTGTCATAGAAAGATAG